In Arthrobacter citreus, a single genomic region encodes these proteins:
- a CDS encoding GNAT family N-acetyltransferase, translated as MVNIVIQNAKKEMYPSIRQQRIDAYNEYANVLPVDHWNALKNSISSKVDEQEGVELIVATILGKIAGSVALFPAKTNAYEGYVEELDYPEIRMLAVGSTCRSQGVANALISECINRTKEKGFDAIGLHTGEFMKNAISLYEGIGFKRLPKFDFQPADDGINVRAYQLKFRLED; from the coding sequence ATGGTAAATATAGTAATTCAAAATGCAAAAAAAGAGATGTACCCATCCATTCGCCAACAAAGAATTGACGCTTATAATGAATATGCAAATGTTCTTCCTGTTGATCATTGGAACGCCTTAAAAAATTCAATTTCTTCAAAAGTTGATGAACAAGAAGGAGTCGAATTAATCGTTGCTACTATTCTAGGAAAAATTGCCGGAAGTGTTGCTTTATTTCCAGCAAAAACAAATGCCTATGAAGGATATGTTGAAGAACTTGATTATCCTGAAATACGTATGCTTGCTGTAGGCTCAACTTGCCGTAGTCAAGGAGTTGCAAATGCGCTTATTTCAGAATGTATAAATCGTACAAAAGAAAAAGGTTTCGATGCGATTGGCTTACATACTGGGGAATTTATGAAAAATGCAATTAGTTTATACGAAGGAATTGGTTTTAAAAGATTGCCAAAATTTGATTTCCAGCCAGCTGATGACGGTATTAACGTTAGAGCTTACCAATTGAAATTTAGATTAGAGGACTAA